One genomic window of Salvia miltiorrhiza cultivar Shanhuang (shh) chromosome 4, IMPLAD_Smil_shh, whole genome shotgun sequence includes the following:
- the LOC131019822 gene encoding uncharacterized protein LOC131019822: protein MSIIEREMGSIVYMESIIVPMSLFLTMGYHAYLWHKLKTKPSQTTIGLNILKRRAWLRELHQGDDKKGMLAVQSLRNTLMFAILTATVTVIVTLCLAALTNNALGAAGMLGAGVFGSQSPRIVVLKYASASIFLLASFLCSSLAVGFLVDANFLINAIGEFAAGGGYTEAVVERGFAMAVAGNRVLCMALPLLLWLFGPLPVALSSAAIVWGLYELDFVASLSRVAV from the coding sequence ATGAGCATaatcgagagagagatgggaaGCATCGTGTACATGGAGAGCATAATAGTGCCGATGAGCCTCTTCCTAACCATGGGCTACCACGCTTATCTATGGCACAAGCTCAAAACCAAGCCGTCGCAAACCACCATCGGCCTCAACATCCTCAAGCGCCGCGCCTGGCTGCGGGAGCTCCACCAGGGCGACGACAAGAAGGGCATGCTCGCCGTCCAGAGCCTCCGCAACACCCTCATGTTCGCCATCCTCACCGCCACCGTCACCGTCATCGTCACCCTCTGCCTCGCCGCCCTCACCAACAACGCCCTCGGCGCCGCCGGCATGCTCGGCGCCGGCGTCTTCGGCTCGCAGTCGCCGCGGATCGTCGTGCTCAAGTACGCGTCGGCGTCGATATTCCTGCTCGCCAGCTTCCTCTGCAGCTCCCTGGCGGTGGGCTTTCTGGTGGACGCCAACTTCCTCATCAACGCCATCGGGGAGTTCGCGGCGGGGGGAGGCTACACGGAGGCGGTGGTGGAGAGGGGATTCGCCATGGCGGTGGCGGGGAATAGGGTGCTGTGTATGGCGCTGCCGCTCTTGTTGTGGCTGTTTGGGCCGCTGCCGGTGGCGCTCTCGTCGGCGGCCATTGTGTGGGGGCTCTATGAGCTTGATTTTGTTGCTTCTCTCTCTAGAGTTGCTGTTTAA